A stretch of DNA from Nitrososphaerota archaeon:
TTGAGACCGTCCTGACGCTCCTCTCCTCGTGGTTAACGCTCAATTGTCCAGACGCATAACGCGTTCGCATATTTGAACGGTTTTCCATATCTTACACCTTTTACCTCATCATAATCGGCTTGGACCCAAGTTTCTCTGTTCATGCGTTTCATGAATATGCGGGTCGAGAATAATTTTCCGTCATCGACAATTCTGTCCATAGCTGGATTGAATCCCAAGGGGACTGTTGCAACAATCTTACCAGAAGGAGCAAGAAGCATGTAGAGATTTTGGATAGTTTTTATGATTTTCGATTCGACGATATCATCGTCTCCATCCATTCCGATATGCTCCAACGTCGATATGCTAAGAATGAGCCCGTAGCGAACATCTGTAGAGAACTCCATGGCATCCACGTTTTGAACTCTAGGTGCCATCTCATATTTATCTACAATATGGTGGCTAACATTGAAATAATGCGACAGGACATTACCTACTTCAAGGACAGGAAGCGTTGCCCTCTTCAAATAGCTCATGGCTATTGGAACTTCTATACATCTTTCGCTGGCCCAGGTGAAATTATATGGGTGGAAAAAGTAGCGCATCTCTTCGCCTCTAAAAGTGAATTTTCTGCTTGGGCTGAATAATCGTCTGTAGGCATACGATAAATAAGTAAGGAGGCGAAATATCAGGGCGTGATCCAGCATCATCTGACTCTTCTGAAGTCTCGTAGGGCAAGGATTGTGTCTTGAACGTCCCGATGTAGCCTCAGAACTGCATCTTTACGGTCTTGTGGGCTCATGCACGATCTGAAAGCTCGCATGCAGGATCCAATAACCAACCCGAATAGAATAAACGGTAACGCAGGTGCATAGTTTCTGCTGACAAAACGGATTAGGTTTCGCTTATAAATATATGACAAGTAGTGATCAGGAAGCTTCCTGGCGGTCGCTGACCCGACATGAATGATCGACACCTCCCCGTCATGAACGAGCTTAAACCCAGCTTTCCGTGCTCTGAGTCCGTAGTCTACATCTTCAAAATAAGCGGGAGAGTAACGCTCATCTAGCAAACCTATGCCGTCTACCAACGAGCGCTTTAGAATGAAACACGCACCACCCGCGCTATCAGTTTCATGAACGTATGCGCTCTGCTCCTGATTTCTCCCAAATACCGGCACGCCGAGGAAGCTGTCAAGGTAAACTCCCGGTAGCAGCCTGAGTCCCATCGGCTGAGATCGGCCATCAGGACGAAGAAACCTGCAATTTACGATTCCTATTGTCGGGTCGCTCTCGGCCACACCGATCATATGAAGAAGCCAATTGTCATTAACGATGAACGTGTCATCGCTCAAAACGACACAGTAGTCAACATTGTAACGACTCAACGCCAACCTTATGCCTGTATTAACCCCTGCGGAAAACCCCTCATTCCTCGAGAGCCTAATTACGTCAATGTCTGGGAACTCCTTGTTTACCAACTCGGATGAACCGTCACTAGACCCATTATCCACGACGATCACTTTGTACCACGCATACCGTGTATTCTTGAGAGAACTAAGGCAATTGCGCAAAAGCTCCCGATTATTCCAGGTGGGCACAACGATGGCAACTTTCCTAATCTCTCTCTCGCCTCGCCTCTGCATGATACCATCGATTTCGGAACCAATCATATTCGAGACGTCACCTCCTGCTTACCTTCCCCGTCACCGAGGATTATCTTGGTAAGCCTCTCCTTGAATGATTCTTCACTAAACATAGAGATATGCCGACGAAGCTGGGGTAAGTATCTGTCAAACTCACCCTCGAGTGCGAGCATTATCTTACCGGTTGCCTCGTGTTCGGTGCGAAATCGTAACGCGCTGATTGGAACTATCTCTCTGGTTCCACCACTATCATGGACTATAGGGATACACCCCGCTGCGATTGCTTCCACTGTTGCTATGCCAAAATGTTCGTTCTTCATTGTGTGTAGAAATACCTTAGACGAGTGGGCCATGGAAATTATCCGTTTTCGTGGCAGATTGGGGTAGAACAGTATGTTTGCAATCCTACGCTTCTCCGCCTGTTTGCGAAGGTCGAGGTACAGTCTATGGTTAAGCGAAGACGCGACAGCCCCGATGACTCTTACGGGCGACGAGACACCGGCACTCTGTAACGCCTCTGCAATATTGACCTGTTCAAGCTGGTTCTTCTCAGAACTGAAACGTCCTATCGAAATCACTCCATCACGAGTAGAATTCGAGGTTGGCTTCCACTGACTGATTGGAACGGGGAAATAGACAACTTCCGATTCCACGCCCCAAGCTTTTTTGCAGAGGTCTGCAATATACTGGGAGATCGACAGGATTCGTGTTGATCGGACGTTATCTGAAAACATCTTGTAGAAGATACGGTATGGAGCGGAGTAGATGCGCCAAAAAAAGGACCTGATTTCTCTATCCCCCATCAGGTCTGGGTCCGGAGGAAAAAATACATAGGTAAAACCAGGGGTTCTACTTCTTGAGAGGTGGACAACGGGACCTATAGCCTCGAAGACAAGGTCGTAACCTCTGTAACCCCCCATGAGTGCTGCCAGAATTGGATTATCGTAAATGGTCGAACCCGGATCCCATAGCCATCTCCGACTAAAGATTCTACTCTTTAGAGGCTTTTGAAACGTTGCGATGAGTTGCTCACGAGTGACGCGACCAATGCAATAGAGATCAACGTAATGACCCCTCCTTTCTAGCTCTTCGGCTACGCTTAGCCCTACCAACTGATTAGTCGTCAGTTGCGGAAGTGAGGAGATCACGATAGCGATCCTCAATAGGCGTTCTCCATCTGGCTCAGGGAAACCAAGGACAGTGCAACATTCATCGGGTCCAGAATAGCGAGTCTACACAAAGCATCTGAATTCTTTCTCAACATAAACATATTCTGTTCGCATGCGGCCTGTGCACTCATCCGGCTCGGACATAAGTACATTGGAGTTAATATTGCTTCATTTGAATTTTCGGAGGGGATTTTTGATCTAATCGTTGTTCTCCGTCCGGAGTGAAAGACCGGAAACACAGCTCATGGCAATGCGTTGCCTCTTTTGAACGGTTTTCCCAGGTGTTCCTCCACCAGTAAAATTCATGCAAACATGCGGGTACCATTAAACAGACTGCAAAGTGGTTGATGCCCCCACCTGCAAAAGAAATTATCTTTCATCTGACAAAAGGTACATTTAAGTATCGGATTTCTTACTAACTCTTCATTACTCACCAGGGTTCAATATGAGGGTTTTGAGTGCAGGTGACAACGCGAGAATCGGAACGTATCATTCAATGGTTCTTCTAACACACCCGCAAGACGGTGTCCTTCGACCAGAGCATCGAATGGCCACAACTTGACAATGGTTTGATAAAGAGATTAGGGGTTTCCAGAATTGCCGAGTAACATTCTTGTGACAGGCGGGCTCGGGTTCATCGGAAGTAATTTCATTCGCTACGCCCTGGAGAGACACATGGATGTCAGGATAGTCAACGTAGACAATTTGTCTTACGGGGGCAATCCGGCGAACCTGTGGTCGTCCGGCGAAGAGCCTCGTTACAGATTCATTCGGGGTGATATAACTGATAAGGTTCTTATCACAAAACTCGTTCGCAACATAGATGTCGTCGTTAACTTCGCAGCGGAATCCCACGTAGACAGGAGTATTGCCGATTCTTGGCCTTTTATTAGGAGCAATACCGAAGGCGTATTGACTATACTCGATGTGTTACGCCGTAAGGCAGAGGACACCAAGTTGATACAGATTGGTACTGATGAGGTGTATGGCGATATCGTGAAAGGTTCAGCCAAGGAAGATGATAAGTTGAATCCGTCATCACCCTACGCGGTTTCGAAGGCGTCGGCGGACATGTTCTGCCTTGCATACCGGCGGACGTATGGACTCAAGCTGATAATCACGAGGTGCACGAACAACTTCGGTCAGTTTCAGTTTCCCGAGAAACTCATCCCTAAAACAATCATAAGCGCGCTTAAGAATACCCCAATTGCACTCTACGGCTCCGGGAGACAAGTAAGAGACTGGATCTATGTTAAAGACCATTGTGAGGCGTTGGATCTGGTTATCAAGGAGGGGAGAGCCGGGGAAATATACAACATCTCCACGGGCATTGAAAGAGACAATTTTTCCATAGTGGAATCTGTGCTTAAGATAATGAAGAAAGATTCAAGCCTAATCAGGCATGTCGACGACAGGCCTGGACACGATTCCCGGTACAGTTTGGACTCGAGCAAAATTAGACATGAGCTAGGTTGGAAGCCAAGACATGGTTTCCGAGAGTCGCTGCGGGACACGGTTGAGTGGTACATGAGAAACCAATTATGGTGGAAGCCTCTGATAAGCGAGAAGATTCTGAGTCCGGAACCATGGAAGGAGAAGTGGTGAGAGCTGAGAATACTAGTAACAGGGCATACAGGATTCATAGGTTCCAATCTCGTGACATACTTGGAATCACTTGGACATTCGGTCATAGGCTGCTCCAGGAAAACGGGTTGTGACGCAGGTGATTTCGAGAGGATCAAATCTGAGCTGGCGAGATGCGATCTTGCGTACCACCTTGCCGCCGACGCTCGACCTGCTGAAAGCCTTCTTTCTCCCTGGCAGACGGTTGAGGTCAATCTTAGAACTACGACAAACATTGGCTTGGCATGCAGTAAGGCTGGAGTCCCCCTAGTGTATGCGAGCAGCTGCGAAATATACGGGGATTCTTTAGTACCGTTGTTGGAGGAGTCGTCATTGAGACCCACTAATCCCTATGCGGCCTCAAAGCTCGCGTGTGATAGGCTCCTGTTTTCATTCCAAAGATGCTACGGACTCGACGTGAAGATACCCAGACTATTCAATCCGTACGGTCCTCACCAGCAACTCAATAAGATAATTCCCACCCTCTACCGGCAAGCGTCTGAGGGAAAACCGCTAACCGTGTATGGTGACGGGAGCGATACACGAGACTATGTGTTTATCGAGGATATTGCCAGAGGGCTTTGGGAGGCTAGAAGGCTACCTGCAGGGGAAGCGGTTAACTTGGCCACCGGAATAGGCACAACAAGTAAGCAGATTGCAGATATTCTAATTCTGAAGACACTCAGCAAATCCGTAGTAAGGTTTGTCCCGTATCCTGAAATATTCGGAGGGATTAGGAACCAAGTCGGCTCCTACGAAAAAGCAAAGAGGCTGCTCTTATGGGAGCCTAAGACCAACATTGATGTAGGTCTTGATCATACTATAAGATGGTTGAAATCGCTAAATGAAACGTAGCTCAATCAGCGACAGAAAGAAATTTGTGGACACAGTCTCGAATACGCTGTGGGAACATTCGAAACTACGCTCGGCAAATAAAATTCCTTACGCAGGTGTAGTATTCGATAAGGAGGAGGTGAAGGAGGTCGTCGGCGCCCTCTACGATGCTTTCACATCGCGTTGGTTCGCACTCGGCAAACATGGTGATGACTTTGAAAAAGAGTTCAGCAGATACCTTGGCGTAAACCATTGCATCCTTACCAATTCGGGTTCATCGGCTAACCTTCTAGCGGTTGCATCGATGTCAGAATTGAAGAAACTTAGGCCGGGAGACGAAGTTCTGACTCCCGCGGTGACATTTCCGACCGCAATAAATCCACTCCTATTATACAAACTGAAGCCGGTACTTGTGGATGTAACGCTCCCGAGTTACACAGTGTCCGCCGAAGAGCTCAGAAAAGCATCATCGCCTAAGACCAAGGGCATAATGCTCCCGCATCTAAACGGTAGTGCTAGCTACATGCCAGAGATTATCGAACTGGCTGAGAGAAAGGGATGGGTCTTAATAGAAGATTGCTGTGACGCACTTGGTACGTTTGTTGACGGAAGAAATGTGGGAACTTTCGGGCAAGCTTCAACCTTCAGCTTTTACGCCGCTCACCATCTATGCATGGGTGAAGGCGGAGCGGTCTGCACCAATAACGAGGAAGTAGCCACTACGGTCAGATCTTTGAGGGACTGGGGAAGAAGCCTAGGGAAAGAAATTTTCGACCTGAAAAAAGGCAGGAGAATGATCCGGATTGGCGGGGGTTCGACCCTCCCAGATGATTACGAGGCAAGGTACATCTACACCACACGTGGATTTAACCTGAAGCCTATTGACATTCAACCGGCAATGGGTCTTGCCCAGCTCAAAAAGATAAAGTCCTTCGGCAAGGCCAGGAGGCATAACTATAGGTTTTTGCTGGATGCGCTATCCAAATTTGAAAAGTGGTTAATCCTGCCAAGGGCTGCAGAAGGGGTAGATCCAAGCTGGTTCGTATTTCCTGTAATAGTCCGCGATGGAGCTGGATTTACTAGAAGGGAACTCGTTGATCATCTGGAGAAGGGAGACATAGAGACACGTCCTATCCTCGCGGGGAATATTGCTAATCAGCCTGCCTATCAGGATATTGATCTTGTGATCAGAGGCTCTTTACGCAACAGTGGGTTAATACTAAGAGGGGGCTTCTTTGTCGGAGTGTACCCTGGGCTCTCGGAGGCCCAGATGAACAAAATGGTTAAAACGTTTACTTCATTCTTCAGGTCGAGAAGCATTGCCTAACCACGAGACCCGCGTCCAGGCCAGCTCCACCCCAATCTATGAGTTCGAGGAGAAGTTCGCAAGATATGTCGGCGTTAAGCATGCAATAGCGGTTAGCTCAGGAACAGCTGGCTTGATGGCCGCAATGATGGCATTGCAAATGGAGCCTGGAGACAACGTCGTGACCACGCCGCTCACCCATATCTCAACAGCAAACGCGGTTCTGAGCGCTGGCGGAATACCGCTCTTCGCAGATGTAAACAAGGGGACATTCTGCCTGGATTCGGAGAAGGTAGTCGAGGCAATGGACGAGCGTACCAGAGGTGTGATTGGCGTCCACCTTTACGGGCTTCCCCTTGACGTTAGCGCGCTAGAAGAAGTGAGGCGCGAGAAGGGAATTAGGGTCATAGATGACGCCGCGCACGCACTGGGCGCATCCAGACACGGAAAGAAGGTTGGATCCATAGGTGACATGACCGTTTTCTCGTTCTACGAAACTAAACATATTAGGCTCGGCGAAGGGGGTATGATAACAACTGACGACCACGAACTCGCAGAACGTTGCAGGATGGTCAGCTCGCACGGGCAAACCGGGAAATATAATCACACCGCGCTTGGGTATAACTTCAGGCTCGCACAGGGCCTTGCCGAAGCTGCTCTGAAACAGCTCGTCAACATCGACGCCGAAGTGAACCGCAGGAGGCGGCTAGCACGAGTATACACAGAGGAGCTTCAAAAGATTTCTTGGATAAGCCCACAGAATGTCGATTCGAATGTCGAACATTCATATTACATGTTTCCAGTGGTAATAGAAGGCATCGCACCGAAGAAGATAGACGATCTGGCCCGATTAGTATCGTTAGAGGCCTCTTGCCCAGTGAGCAGAGGCTACGGTTTGCTATCATACCAGCAACCGTTTTATCAGAACATTCAGAAGCTGTTTTGGGGTGCCAAACTGATGAAGTTCCCAGACTATTCTAGATACGATCTACATAGTGCTCAACATGTGGTGGAGAGAGTTGTAGAGCTGCCAACAACCGATTCTGTGGATGAGGAAAAAGCCGTCCAGATATCGGAATACCTTGTAAAGGGGTTCAGGAGAGCGAGCTCGAGTTGAGACATTAGAATGCGAGTTTTGCCGGGGGAAGATATTCTGAAATGAAGGGGCTCCTATTGGCTGGAGGTCACGGTACCAGACTGAGACCACTAACTGCCACGGGCAATAAGCATATGTTGCCGATCGCCAACAAGCCGATGCTTCTTTACGGGCTGGAGCAATTGAGGGATGCCGGAATAGAGGAGTTGGCCATTATACTCGGCCCAATAAAAGAGGGCGTCGCTGAGACGATAGGGGATGGTTCCAGATTTGGCATCAAAGTTACCTACCTAAACCAGCCCGAGCCAAGAGGGCTCGCGCATGCGGTTCAAATATCTGAAGGATTTATGAACGGAGAGCCATTCGTAATGTACCTTGGAGACAACCTGTTGAAGCAGAGAGTCGGAGATTTTGTCAAAATTTTTGAGGACGGTGGTTTCGATTGCGTTGTTGGCGTTTCGACCGTAAAAGACCCCACTAGATTCGCTGTCGCCGAGATGCATGGTGATAGAATAGTCAGGCTCACAGAAAAGCCTAGAGAACCGAAGAGCAACCTTGCAGTGATTGGGGTCTATGTTTTCGGGAGCGCAATCTTCGACGCTGTAAGAAAGATAAAATTGAGCTTGAGGAATGAGCTGGAAATAACGGATGCAATTCAGATGCTTCTTGATGACAGAAAGAAGGTTAAGGCTCAGACTGTATCAGGATGGTGGAAGGATACAGGCAGACCCGAAGATCTTTTGGAGGCAAACCAGCTTGTACTTGAAGACTTGGATTCAAGAATGGAAGGCACCCTGTCAGAAGACACCCAGCTGAGTGGCAGGGTCGCCATAGGGTTAGCCACCCGTGTATCAGGGAGAGTGACCATCAGGGGGCCGGCAATAATAGGCCAAAACTGCAAGATAGGGCCCGATGTCTATATCGGACCTTACACCTCCGTCGGAGACGGATGTACCCTCAAAAATGTTGAAATCCAGAACTCGATCATCATGGGAGAGTGCATGATAGAGACCGGGAAGCGCATAACGGACAGCCTTATAGGAAGTTACTCAATCATAACTAACGGAGAAGCGGCGGTTCCTCAAGGACAGAGGCTGATCATTGGTGAGCGATCTTTTGCCCAAATCTGACCTGCCACGAGGCAAGGAAGCGACTGCGGCCCATTTTCCTGTGACCAAGGTATGCTTCATATCACCTTACCCGCCGCAAAAGGGCGGTATATCAGAATACTCAAAGTCCTTGGCCGAAGAACTCGGAAGACACATGAAGGTGACGGTGTTTGCGCAAAAGATTGAAGCACCGGCGGGTGAGGTGGATTCACCAAATGTCTTTGTGAAAAGAATTTGGAAACCAAATTCAATCCTGGCACCACTGAAGTTGTTCAAGGAGACAATCAAGGAAAGCCCGGATGTCGTCCATCTCCAGTATGAATCATACGGCCTCTACGGAATCTTAGATTTTCTGACAACGCCGATTCTCATTATTTTATTGCGATTCGCTTGCAGGAAGGAAGTTATCACCCTTCATAGTTTCCTCATTCTTCCCTCGGAACGCACCCAGGATAGAGATTACATCACATCTGGGTCATCGGGTAAATTCATCAAATATGCATATCAAGTTCTCAGGACGACGGTCAAGCTTTCGCTTCGCTTCGCGAGTACCATTATCGTCCACTCGGACTTCATCGCCATGAGAATCGCTCAGGCAATCTCCCGTGATTACAGAATAGCGGTCATTCCTATCGGTTCTGCAACTTCTGACAACACATACTCGAAAGAGGAGGCAAGGAGACGCCTTGGATTCATTGCCAGCAAAATGATACTCTTCTTCGGGTTCATCAGTGCCTCAAAGAACATACATGAACTTATAGATGCTTCACAAGAAGTATTGAACAAGGATCCTGATGCATTGGTCGTCATCGCTGGAATCCCTGCCGAGTTCGACCCGAACGGGAGAAGATACCTTGACGACCTCCGGAAGCGTGCAGATTGGACGCGAAGAATAGTATTTGTAGATCGCTTCGTAGATACAAATGAGATGGACTTGCTTTTCGCTGCGGCAGATGTCGTGGTCTTAACGTACTCAATAGTACAAGGCAGTAGCGCGACATTGTCAACTGCTCTCGGTTACGGCGTTCCCGTCATAGTCCCTGAGGGAGGAATCGCGGCAAAGGATGTTGGCTTAAACGAGGTTGGTCTGACCTACAAACGGGGAGATGTCGGTTGCTTGGCAGATAGAATTACCTCGATTCTCTCGAATGAGCAATTAAGGGGAGAACTTGCGGTGAACGCCAAGAGGGCTGCACGAACCAGAAGTTGGAACGTCGTAGCCAGAGAGACAATGCGAGTGTATTGTGCAGAAGACGGCCGCAAGACTGCTTAGGTTGGATTTAGGAGCCATTTATTCATCCTCTACATCATGGAATTCTTTCGCAGACAATTGCGAAATTGAACGCATTGTATAGGAGCATCAACGTTTAGGCTCAAGCTCGGCTGCGATGACTGGATGAGATAAGTGGCACTAAACTAGACTTCGATACACAATCACTGCGAGGGACAAACCACAATGGGACTCTTTGACGGAAGTCGAGATATGCGTCGGTCAAATCATTTATTGTCCAAAAGGTTAGTTGAAGAACTAGAATAATCAGGGGTGAATTATGAAGAATCGACGTGGAGAAAGTCAAGAATCTTGACCGACGACTCCCTTCAGCAGTCCCGAGATGAGTACATGTACAGAGAATCGGAGGAGAACCATAGAGATAAGTCATTCGCCCTGTGAATAATTAGAGAAATCTGGAAAGAGGCGTCTAAGACGTTGCCATACGTGCCAACTGCCTGTTGAGAGGCGGCTTGGAGAGTATCGAGCCCATGGGTTGCGATGAGGTTGTCAGGAGAACCTCTCAGTTCGTGGGGACGAAGTTTAGGAGAAGATGTTT
This window harbors:
- a CDS encoding glycosyltransferase family 2 protein, with amino-acid sequence MIGSEIDGIMQRRGEREIRKVAIVVPTWNNRELLRNCLSSLKNTRYAWYKVIVVDNGSSDGSSELVNKEFPDIDVIRLSRNEGFSAGVNTGIRLALSRYNVDYCVVLSDDTFIVNDNWLLHMIGVAESDPTIGIVNCRFLRPDGRSQPMGLRLLPGVYLDSFLGVPVFGRNQEQSAYVHETDSAGGACFILKRSLVDGIGLLDERYSPAYFEDVDYGLRARKAGFKLVHDGEVSIIHVGSATARKLPDHYLSYIYKRNLIRFVSRNYAPALPFILFGLVIGSCMRAFRSCMSPQDRKDAVLRLHRDVQDTILALRDFRRVR
- a CDS encoding glycosyltransferase, which codes for MRIAIVISSLPQLTTNQLVGLSVAEELERRGHYVDLYCIGRVTREQLIATFQKPLKSRIFSRRWLWDPGSTIYDNPILAALMGGYRGYDLVFEAIGPVVHLSRSRTPGFTYVFFPPDPDLMGDREIRSFFWRIYSAPYRIFYKMFSDNVRSTRILSISQYIADLCKKAWGVESEVVYFPVPISQWKPTSNSTRDGVISIGRFSSEKNQLEQVNIAEALQSAGVSSPVRVIGAVASSLNHRLYLDLRKQAEKRRIANILFYPNLPRKRIISMAHSSKVFLHTMKNEHFGIATVEAIAAGCIPIVHDSGGTREIVPISALRFRTEHEATGKIMLALEGEFDRYLPQLRRHISMFSEESFKERLTKIILGDGEGKQEVTSRI
- the rfbB gene encoding dTDP-glucose 4,6-dehydratase, yielding MPSNILVTGGLGFIGSNFIRYALERHMDVRIVNVDNLSYGGNPANLWSSGEEPRYRFIRGDITDKVLITKLVRNIDVVVNFAAESHVDRSIADSWPFIRSNTEGVLTILDVLRRKAEDTKLIQIGTDEVYGDIVKGSAKEDDKLNPSSPYAVSKASADMFCLAYRRTYGLKLIITRCTNNFGQFQFPEKLIPKTIISALKNTPIALYGSGRQVRDWIYVKDHCEALDLVIKEGRAGEIYNISTGIERDNFSIVESVLKIMKKDSSLIRHVDDRPGHDSRYSLDSSKIRHELGWKPRHGFRESLRDTVEWYMRNQLWWKPLISEKILSPEPWKEKW
- a CDS encoding NAD(P)-dependent oxidoreductase; the encoded protein is MRILVTGHTGFIGSNLVTYLESLGHSVIGCSRKTGCDAGDFERIKSELARCDLAYHLAADARPAESLLSPWQTVEVNLRTTTNIGLACSKAGVPLVYASSCEIYGDSLVPLLEESSLRPTNPYAASKLACDRLLFSFQRCYGLDVKIPRLFNPYGPHQQLNKIIPTLYRQASEGKPLTVYGDGSDTRDYVFIEDIARGLWEARRLPAGEAVNLATGIGTTSKQIADILILKTLSKSVVRFVPYPEIFGGIRNQVGSYEKAKRLLLWEPKTNIDVGLDHTIRWLKSLNET
- the rfbH gene encoding lipopolysaccharide biosynthesis protein RfbH, producing MKRSSISDRKKFVDTVSNTLWEHSKLRSANKIPYAGVVFDKEEVKEVVGALYDAFTSRWFALGKHGDDFEKEFSRYLGVNHCILTNSGSSANLLAVASMSELKKLRPGDEVLTPAVTFPTAINPLLLYKLKPVLVDVTLPSYTVSAEELRKASSPKTKGIMLPHLNGSASYMPEIIELAERKGWVLIEDCCDALGTFVDGRNVGTFGQASTFSFYAAHHLCMGEGGAVCTNNEEVATTVRSLRDWGRSLGKEIFDLKKGRRMIRIGGGSTLPDDYEARYIYTTRGFNLKPIDIQPAMGLAQLKKIKSFGKARRHNYRFLLDALSKFEKWLILPRAAEGVDPSWFVFPVIVRDGAGFTRRELVDHLEKGDIETRPILAGNIANQPAYQDIDLVIRGSLRNSGLILRGGFFVGVYPGLSEAQMNKMVKTFTSFFRSRSIA
- a CDS encoding DegT/DnrJ/EryC1/StrS family aminotransferase; this translates as MPNHETRVQASSTPIYEFEEKFARYVGVKHAIAVSSGTAGLMAAMMALQMEPGDNVVTTPLTHISTANAVLSAGGIPLFADVNKGTFCLDSEKVVEAMDERTRGVIGVHLYGLPLDVSALEEVRREKGIRVIDDAAHALGASRHGKKVGSIGDMTVFSFYETKHIRLGEGGMITTDDHELAERCRMVSSHGQTGKYNHTALGYNFRLAQGLAEAALKQLVNIDAEVNRRRRLARVYTEELQKISWISPQNVDSNVEHSYYMFPVVIEGIAPKKIDDLARLVSLEASCPVSRGYGLLSYQQPFYQNIQKLFWGAKLMKFPDYSRYDLHSAQHVVERVVELPTTDSVDEEKAVQISEYLVKGFRRASSS
- a CDS encoding glucose-1-phosphate thymidylyltransferase — encoded protein: MKGLLLAGGHGTRLRPLTATGNKHMLPIANKPMLLYGLEQLRDAGIEELAIILGPIKEGVAETIGDGSRFGIKVTYLNQPEPRGLAHAVQISEGFMNGEPFVMYLGDNLLKQRVGDFVKIFEDGGFDCVVGVSTVKDPTRFAVAEMHGDRIVRLTEKPREPKSNLAVIGVYVFGSAIFDAVRKIKLSLRNELEITDAIQMLLDDRKKVKAQTVSGWWKDTGRPEDLLEANQLVLEDLDSRMEGTLSEDTQLSGRVAIGLATRVSGRVTIRGPAIIGQNCKIGPDVYIGPYTSVGDGCTLKNVEIQNSIIMGECMIETGKRITDSLIGSYSIITNGEAAVPQGQRLIIGERSFAQI
- a CDS encoding glycosyltransferase, with protein sequence MVSDLLPKSDLPRGKEATAAHFPVTKVCFISPYPPQKGGISEYSKSLAEELGRHMKVTVFAQKIEAPAGEVDSPNVFVKRIWKPNSILAPLKLFKETIKESPDVVHLQYESYGLYGILDFLTTPILIILLRFACRKEVITLHSFLILPSERTQDRDYITSGSSGKFIKYAYQVLRTTVKLSLRFASTIIVHSDFIAMRIAQAISRDYRIAVIPIGSATSDNTYSKEEARRRLGFIASKMILFFGFISASKNIHELIDASQEVLNKDPDALVVIAGIPAEFDPNGRRYLDDLRKRADWTRRIVFVDRFVDTNEMDLLFAAADVVVLTYSIVQGSSATLSTALGYGVPVIVPEGGIAAKDVGLNEVGLTYKRGDVGCLADRITSILSNEQLRGELAVNAKRAARTRSWNVVARETMRVYCAEDGRKTA